One Bos indicus x Bos taurus breed Angus x Brahman F1 hybrid chromosome 6, Bos_hybrid_MaternalHap_v2.0, whole genome shotgun sequence genomic window carries:
- the LOC113894609 gene encoding nucleosome assembly protein 1-like 1, giving the protein MGSEPDDSDLFSFDGPEIVGCTGCQIDWKKEKNITLKMIKKQKHKGRGTVHTVTKTVSDDSFSNFFAPPEVPESGDLDDDSEGILAADFEIGHFLCERITPRSLLYFTGEAIDDDDNYDEGEEANEVKFTK; this is encoded by the coding sequence ATGGGGTCAGAACCAGATGATTCTGATCTGTTTTCTTTTGATGGACCAGAAATTGTGGGTTGTACAGGGTGCCAGATagattggaaaaaagaaaagaatatcactttgaaaatgattaagaagcagaaacacaAGGGACGTGGGACAGTTCATACTGTGACCAAAACAGTTTCTGATGActctttctctaatttttttgccCCTCCTGAAGTTCCTGAGAGTGGAGATCTGGATGATGATTCTGAAGGTATCCTCGCTGCAGACTTTGAAATTGGTCACTTTTTATGTGAGCGTATAACCCCAAGATCATTGTTATACTTTACTGGAGAAGCTATTGACGATGATGATAATTATGATGAAGGTGAAGAAGCAAATGAGGTAAAGTTTACCAAATGA